A region from the Arachis ipaensis cultivar K30076 chromosome B01, Araip1.1, whole genome shotgun sequence genome encodes:
- the LOC107648214 gene encoding uncharacterized protein LOC107648214: MVKLNSQNYSIWKTLIEDMLYSKDLYDPVEGDKSKGTKSDAEWKKLNRKAVVLIRQWLDLTVCPHVDTETNTEKIWKKLKELYERKNVQNKAFLIRKLVNMNYIEDFGASCHVTSRHEFFTSYTAENFGQIKLGDK; encoded by the exons ATGGTCAAATTAAATTCCCAAAATTACTCGATTTGGAAGACCCTCATAGAAGATATGTTGTATAGCAAGGACTTGTATGATCCTGTGGAGGGGGATAAATCCAAAGGTACTAAATCCGATGCTGAATGGAAGAAGTTGAATCGGAAGGCAGTTGTTTTGATTAGGCAATGGCTTGATCTTACCGTGTGTCCACATGTTGACACCGAAACGAATACCGAGAAGATATGGAAGAAATTGAAGGAGTTATATGAGAGAAAAAATGTGCAAAATAAAGCATTCTTGATTAGGAAGCTTGTCAATATGAATTATATTGAAG ACTTTGGTGCCTCATGTCATGTCACTTCGAGGCATGAATTTTTTACTTCCTATACTGCTGAAAATTTTGGCCAGATCAAATTGGGAGATAAATGA